One part of the Arabidopsis thaliana chromosome 4, partial sequence genome encodes these proteins:
- a CDS encoding Acyl-CoA N-acyltransferases (NAT) superfamily protein codes for MGLVGCVGKSSLVSMELRWARRRKSDNAASALPRSIPIYISTLKKDINLEELRNLYSLCNHSCNRLSEKDSNVEKIVDMKKLRRAISRSDVIVSVFCKPQHVDVDDAVLYSEEESLSSSLYTSEFGRQNKDDSFLGDLFQNAVPLTPSNGQLVGFGRAYSDYGLTASIHDLMVLPSLQRMGIGKLIVNRIVRSDGIFHYDFALLKTLKLLLKVRSSFIKNCYNRLLTSRDIYDIAALCFEDERPFFKACGFGDDRMGSTTMMFTKSLEA; via the exons ATGGGTTTGGTGGGTTGTGTTGGTAAGTCTTCTCTTGTATCTATGGAGTTGAGGTGGGCAAGGAGGAGAAAATCTGATAATGCTGCATCGGCATTGCCTCGATCGATACCTATATATATCTCTACGTTGAAGAAAGACATAAATCTAGAGGAATTGAGGAATTTGTATTCACTTTGTAACCATTCTTGCAACCGTTTGTCTGAGAAAGACAGCAACGTTGAAAAGATTGTTGACATGAAAAAGCTGCGTAGAGCTATCTCTCGCAGTGATGTTATTGTATCTGTGTTTTGCAAACCACAACACGTGGATGTTGATGATGCGGTTTTGtattcagaagaagaaagtttatcttcttctttgtatacTTCAGAATTTGGGAGACAAAATAAGGATGATAGTTTTCTGGGAGACTTGTTTCAGAATGCGGTGCCTCTCACTCCTTCCAATGGACAGCTTGTTGGATTCGGTCGTGCTTATTCTGATTATGGCTTGACCGCTTCTATCCATGATCTAATG GTTTTACCTTCACTACAAAGGATGGGGATTGGTAAACTGATAGTAAACAGAATTGTCAGGTCTGATGGTATTTTCCACTATGATTTTGCTTTACTTAAAACCCTTAAACTTCTCTTAAAGGTTAGATCCTCATTCATCAAAAACTGTTACAATAGGCTACTCACAAGCAGAGACATTTACGACATAGCAGCTCTCTGCTTCGAGGATGAAAG GCCATTCTTCAAAGCATGTGGGTTTGGAGATGACAGGATGGGTTCCACAACAATGATGTTCACAAAGAGCTTGGAGGCATAA
- a CDS encoding Acyl-CoA N-acyltransferases (NAT) superfamily protein (Acyl-CoA N-acyltransferases (NAT) superfamily protein; FUNCTIONS IN: N-acetyltransferase activity; INVOLVED IN: N-terminal protein myristoylation, metabolic process; EXPRESSED IN: 23 plant structures; EXPRESSED DURING: 15 growth stages; CONTAINS InterPro DOMAIN/s: GCN5-related N-acetyltransferase, C-terminal (InterPro:IPR022610), GCN5-related N-acetyltransferase (InterPro:IPR000182), Acyl-CoA N-acyltransferase (InterPro:IPR016181); BEST Arabidopsis thaliana protein match is: nuclear shuttle interacting (TAIR:AT1G32070.3); Has 30201 Blast hits to 17322 proteins in 780 species: Archae - 12; Bacteria - 1396; Metazoa - 17338; Fungi - 3422; Plants - 5037; Viruses - 0; Other Eukaryotes - 2996 (source: NCBI BLink).), translating into MGLVGCVGKSSLVSMELRWARRRKSDNAASALPRSIPIYISTLKKDINLEELRNLYSLCNHSCNRLSEKDSNVEKIVDMKKLRRAISRSDVIVSVFCKPQHVDVDDAVLYSEEESLSSSLYTSEFGRQNKDDSFLGDLFQNAVPLTPSNGQLVGFGRAYSDYGLTASIHDLMVLPSLQRMGIGKLIVNRIVRLLTSRDIYDIAALCFEDERPFFKACGFGDDRMGSTTMMFTKSLEA; encoded by the exons ATGGGTTTGGTGGGTTGTGTTGGTAAGTCTTCTCTTGTATCTATGGAGTTGAGGTGGGCAAGGAGGAGAAAATCTGATAATGCTGCATCGGCATTGCCTCGATCGATACCTATATATATCTCTACGTTGAAGAAAGACATAAATCTAGAGGAATTGAGGAATTTGTATTCACTTTGTAACCATTCTTGCAACCGTTTGTCTGAGAAAGACAGCAACGTTGAAAAGATTGTTGACATGAAAAAGCTGCGTAGAGCTATCTCTCGCAGTGATGTTATTGTATCTGTGTTTTGCAAACCACAACACGTGGATGTTGATGATGCGGTTTTGtattcagaagaagaaagtttatcttcttctttgtatacTTCAGAATTTGGGAGACAAAATAAGGATGATAGTTTTCTGGGAGACTTGTTTCAGAATGCGGTGCCTCTCACTCCTTCCAATGGACAGCTTGTTGGATTCGGTCGTGCTTATTCTGATTATGGCTTGACCGCTTCTATCCATGATCTAATG GTTTTACCTTCACTACAAAGGATGGGGATTGGTAAACTGATAGTAAACAGAATTGTCAG GCTACTCACAAGCAGAGACATTTACGACATAGCAGCTCTCTGCTTCGAGGATGAAAG GCCATTCTTCAAAGCATGTGGGTTTGGAGATGACAGGATGGGTTCCACAACAATGATGTTCACAAAGAGCTTGGAGGCATAA
- a CDS encoding Acyl-CoA N-acyltransferases (NAT) superfamily protein, whose product MGLVGCVGKSSLVSMELRWARRRKSDNAASALPRSIPIYISTLKKDINLEELRNLYSLCNHSCNRLSEKDSNVEKIVDMKKLRRAISRSDVIVSVFCKPQHVDVDDAVLYSEEESLSSSLYTSEFGRQNKDDSFLGDLFQNAVPLTPSNGQLVGFGRAYSDYGLTASIHDLMCFPGFTFTTKDGDW is encoded by the exons ATGGGTTTGGTGGGTTGTGTTGGTAAGTCTTCTCTTGTATCTATGGAGTTGAGGTGGGCAAGGAGGAGAAAATCTGATAATGCTGCATCGGCATTGCCTCGATCGATACCTATATATATCTCTACGTTGAAGAAAGACATAAATCTAGAGGAATTGAGGAATTTGTATTCACTTTGTAACCATTCTTGCAACCGTTTGTCTGAGAAAGACAGCAACGTTGAAAAGATTGTTGACATGAAAAAGCTGCGTAGAGCTATCTCTCGCAGTGATGTTATTGTATCTGTGTTTTGCAAACCACAACACGTGGATGTTGATGATGCGGTTTTGtattcagaagaagaaagtttatcttcttctttgtatacTTCAGAATTTGGGAGACAAAATAAGGATGATAGTTTTCTGGGAGACTTGTTTCAGAATGCGGTGCCTCTCACTCCTTCCAATGGACAGCTTGTTGGATTCGGTCGTGCTTATTCTGATTATGGCTTGACCGCTTCTATCCATGATCTAATG TGTTTTCCAGGTTTTACCTTCACTACAAAGGATGGGGATTGGTAA
- a CDS encoding Acyl-CoA N-acyltransferases (NAT) superfamily protein, with amino-acid sequence MGLVGCVGKSSLVSMELRWARRRKSDNAASALPRSIPIYISTLKKDINLEELRNLYSLCNHSCNRLSEKDSNVEKIVDMKKLRRAISRSDVIVSVFCKPQHVDVDDAVLYSEEESLSSSLYTSEFGRQNKDDSFLGDLFQNAVPLTPSNGQLVGFGRAYSDYGLTASIHDLMVLLPIAQV; translated from the coding sequence ATGGGTTTGGTGGGTTGTGTTGGTAAGTCTTCTCTTGTATCTATGGAGTTGAGGTGGGCAAGGAGGAGAAAATCTGATAATGCTGCATCGGCATTGCCTCGATCGATACCTATATATATCTCTACGTTGAAGAAAGACATAAATCTAGAGGAATTGAGGAATTTGTATTCACTTTGTAACCATTCTTGCAACCGTTTGTCTGAGAAAGACAGCAACGTTGAAAAGATTGTTGACATGAAAAAGCTGCGTAGAGCTATCTCTCGCAGTGATGTTATTGTATCTGTGTTTTGCAAACCACAACACGTGGATGTTGATGATGCGGTTTTGtattcagaagaagaaagtttatcttcttctttgtatacTTCAGAATTTGGGAGACAAAATAAGGATGATAGTTTTCTGGGAGACTTGTTTCAGAATGCGGTGCCTCTCACTCCTTCCAATGGACAGCTTGTTGGATTCGGTCGTGCTTATTCTGATTATGGCTTGACCGCTTCTATCCATGATCTAATGGTACTTTTACCTATAGCACAAGTTTAA